From Strigops habroptila isolate Jane chromosome 10, bStrHab1.2.pri, whole genome shotgun sequence, one genomic window encodes:
- the SYNE1 gene encoding nesprin-1 isoform X15 has product MLENFMVVADDLHAVKMAEDNSVDSDLPDCNCDITRSRIKKLKETLVAVQQLDKNMNSLRSWLAHIESELSKPIVYETCDSEEIQRKLNEQQELQKDIEKHSTGVASVLNLSEVLLHDCDACATEAECDSIQQATRNLDRRWRNICAMSMERRLKIEETWRLWQKFLDDYSRFEDWLKISERTAAFPSSSGVLYTVAKEELKKFEAFQRQVHESLTQLELINKQYRRLARENRTDSDCSLKQMVHEGNQRWDNLQKRVTSILRRLKHFIGQREEFETARDSILVWLTEMDLQLTNIEHFSECDVQAKIKQLKAFQQEISLNNNKIDQIIVQGEQLIEKTEPMDAAVIEEELDELRRYCQEVFGRVERYHKKLIRLPLTDDEHDISDREVDLDESADLSDIHWHDKSADSVLSPHPSSNLSLPLSQPVRSERSGRDTPASVDSIPLEWDHDYDLSRDLETAISRTLHSEEEDGGQEKDFYLRGAAGIADVEIPETLEAYVTLTENALKNISGEPGALEAHIRQLDKALDTSRFQIQQTENIIRSKTPTGPELDSSYKGYMKLLGECSGSIDSVKRLGYKLKEEEEKFSGLINLNSTETQTAGVIERWELIQAQALSKELRMKQNLQQWQQFNSDLNSIWAWLGETEEELEKLRHLGLSTDIQTIELRIKKLKELQKAIDNRKAIILSINLCSSEFTQSDSEESKKLQERLSQMNVHWDHVCSMIEEWRCSLQDALMQCQDFHEMSHGLLLWLENIDRRKNEIVPINPNLDSDTLQDHHRLLLQIRRELLESQLKVASLQDMSCQLLVNAEGEDCLEAKEKVHVIGNRLKLLLKDVTRHIKDLEKILDISSSQLELSSWSSADELDTSGSVSPVSGRSTPSRQRTPRGKCSLSQPGPSVSSPHSRSTRGGSGSSPSEAGPARRHPSFFLRVLRAALPLQLLLLLLIGLACLVPMTEEDYSCTMANNFARSFHPMLKYMNGPPPL; this is encoded by the exons gATAAAGAAGTTGAAGGAGACCCTGGTTGCAGTACAGCAGCTGGATAAAAATATGAATAGCCTGAGGTCATGGCTTGCCCACATTGAATCAGAGCTATCTAAACCTATCGTCTATGAAACTTGTGACTCTGAGGAGATACAAAGGAAGCTAAATGAACAGCAG GAACTTCAGAAGGACAtagagaaacacagcactggagTGGCATCTGTTCTCAATCTAAGTGAAGTGCTCCTTCATGACTGTGATGCTTGTGCCACAGAAGCAGAGTGTGACTCTATACAGCAGGCTACACGCAATCTGGACAGAAGGTGGAGGAACATTTGTGCAATGTCAATGGAAAGACGACTAAA AATTGAAGAGACATGGCGGCTATGGCAAAAGTTTTTGGATGACTACTCTAGATTTGAAGACTGGCTAAAAATCTCTGAGAGGACAGCTGCTTTCCCGAGCTCCTCTGGTGTGCTTTACACGGTTGCTAAGGAAGAACTCAAGAAATTTGAG GCATTCCAGAGACAAGTGCATGAAAGTCTGACTCAGCTGGAACTGATCAATAAACAATATCGTCGCCTGGCCCGAGAGAACCGCACTGACTCTGACTGCAGCCTCAAGCAAATGGTTCATGAAGGGAACCAGAGATGGGACAACTTACAAAAGCGAGTTACCTCCATCCTGCGCAGgctaaaa CATTTTATTGGCCAGCGTGAGGAGTTTGAGACAGCACGTGATAGCATCCTGGTATGGCTAACAGAGATGGACCTGCAGCTGACCAATATTGAGCATTTCTCAGAGTGTGATGTCCAAGCAAAGATAAAGCAACTTAAG GCTTTCCAGCAAGAAATTTcactgaacaacaacaaaattgaTCAGATAATTGTGCAGGGTGAGCAACTCATTGAGAAAACTGAGCCCATGGATGCAGCTGTCATTGAAgaagaactggatgagctgcGCCGTTACTGTCAAGAGGTCTTTGGTCGTGTGGAACGCTATCACAAGAAACTTATCCGCCTTCCT CTGACAGATGACGAACACGACATCTCTGACAGAGAGGTGGATCTGGATGAATCAGCAGATCTCTCTGACATACACTGGCATGACAAATCTGCGGACAGCGTTCTGTCCCCGCACCCTTCTTCCAACCTTTCGCTGCCTCTTTCCCAGCCAGTGAGAAGTGAGAGATCAGGGCGAGACACACCTGCAAGTGTGGACTCCATTCCTCTGGAATGGGATCATGACTACGACCTTAGCAGAGACCTGGAGACAGCCATTTCACGGACGCTACACTCTGAGGAAGAAGATGGTGGGCAGGAGAAGGACTTCTACCTGAGGGGAGCAGCTGGTATAGCAG atgtaGAGATCCCTGAAACTCTTGAGGCCTATGTAACACTCACAGAAAACGCACTCAAAAATATCTCTG GAGAACCTGGTGCCCTGGAAGCACATATCCGACAGCTGGACAAGGCCTTAGACACCAGTCGTTTCCAAatacagcaaacagaaaatatcatCCGCAGCAAAACACCTACAGGACCAGAGCTGGATTCCAGTTACAAAGGATAT ATGAAGCTACTAGGTGAGTGCAGTGGAAGCATAGATTCAGTAAAAAGGCTTGGATATAAattgaaggaagaagaagagaaattttCTGGACTTATTAACCTGAACAGTACTGAAACACAAACAGCTG GTGTAATTGAACGATGGGAATTAATCCAGGCTCAAGCTCTAAGCAAGGAGCTGAGGATGAAGCAGAACCTTCAGCAATGGCAGCAATTTAACTCTGACCTTAATAGCATTTGGGCTTGGTTGGGAGAAACTGAAGAGGAACTGGAGAAGCTCCGCCACCTTGGTCTTAGCACTGACATACAAACTATTGAGCTCAGAATTAAAAAACTGAAA GAGCTGCAAAAAGCAATTGATAACCGCAAAGCAATCATCTTATCCATCAACCTGTGTAGCTCAGAGTTCACTCAGTCTGACAGCGAAGAGAGCAAGAAGCTTCAAGAGCGCCTGTCTCAGATGAATGTGCATTGGGACCATGTATGCAGTATGATCGAAGAGTGGCGTTGCTCATTGCAGGATGCATTAATGCAGTGCCAG GATTTCCATGAAATGAGCCATGGTTTGCTGCTTTGGTTAGAGAAtattgacagaagaaaaaatgagatTGTGCCCATCAATCCAAACCTGGACTCAGACACGCTGCAGGATCATCACAGACTTCTACTG CAAATCAGACGTGAACTGCTGGAGTCTCAGTTGAAGGTGGCATCATTGCAGGATATGTCCTGCCAATTGCTAGTCAATGCTGAAGGCGAGGACTGTCTTGAAGCCAAAGAAAAGGTGCATGTCATTGGAAACAGACTGAAGCTCCTCTTGAAGGATGTCACACGTCATATTAAAGACTTAGAGAAAATTCTAGACATTTCAAGTAGTCAGCTG GAATTGTCCTCATGGTCCTCTGCTGATGAATTAGACACATCAGGCTCAGTGAGTCCTGTATCTGGAAGAAGCACTCCAAGCAGACAGAGAACG CCACGGGGCAAATGTAGTCTCTCACAGCCTGGACCCTCTGTCAGCAGTCCACATAGCAG GTCCACAAGAGGTGGCTCAGGTTCCTCCCCTTCTGAGGCTGGGCCAGCACGGCGGCACCCATCCTTCTTCCTCAGAgtcctcagagctgctctgccactTCAGCTCCTCTTGCTGCTCCTGATTGGGCTGGCTTGCCTGGTGCCGATGACTGAGGAGGACTACAGCTGTACTATGGCCAACAACTTTGCCCGCTCTTTCCACCCCATGCTAAAATACATGAATGGTCCACCTCCATTATGA